In Alosa sapidissima isolate fAloSap1 chromosome 4, fAloSap1.pri, whole genome shotgun sequence, the following are encoded in one genomic region:
- the btg2 gene encoding protein BTG2, protein MTHSYGTKAEMVLEVTAAANFVSRLLRTRGYLSEHQLQVFRDCLQQALSEHYHQHWFPDRPQKGSGYRCIRINHEMDPIIAKAAHRIGLPSEELFSLLPRELTLWVDPYEVSYRIGEDGSICVLYEAEAPAPSTSSVNHSASPFDQTLNCKNRFLMGGRTSPPKNYLMTVSS, encoded by the exons ATGACTCACAGCTACGGAACCAAAGCTGAAATGGTCCTCGAAGTAACGGCCGCGGCGAACTTTGTTTCCAGACTGCTGAGAACAAGGGGCTATCTCAGCGAGCATCAGCTTCAGGTTTTCAGAGATTGTCTCCAGCAAGCATTATCAG AACACTACCACCAGCATTGGTTCCCCGACAGGCCACAGAAGGGATCTGGTTACCGCTGCATCCGTATTAACCACGAAATGGACCCTATCATTGCTAAAGCCGCACATAGGATCGGATTGCCTAGTGAAGAACTGTTCTCGCTTCTGCCACGGGAATTAACCCTCTGGGTTGACCCCTATGAGGTCTCCTATCGCATTGGAGAGGATGGTTCCATATGTGTGTTGTATGAAGCAGAGGCACCAGCACCCAGTACCTCGTCAGTTAACCACAGTGCTTCCCCATTTGATCAGACTTTGAATTGCAAGAATCGGTTTCTGATGGGTGGTCGTACTAGCCCTCCAAAAAACTACCTGATGACCGTGTCCAGCTAA